In the Anastrepha obliqua isolate idAnaObli1 chromosome 1, idAnaObli1_1.0, whole genome shotgun sequence genome, one interval contains:
- the LOC129242852 gene encoding ectopic P granules protein 5 homolog isoform X1, with protein sequence MATLEKTKVRTKKYKIKHKSANTGPQAEVDIAWVEVTERAASENTSNVDFDQFATTSTHDIVCQECSIASDYVEPTEDTIISGEKSPGQLSLAEELAQVSASDQGIAAAVPTPVEEVPLAEELAQVNASVHGISAAVPSPVEEVPQTPTAPPADVNTKATAPVVPEKNLPLLQYPNLMPLQLVETKSKVVYQTKRTTSPKYYFTNSQLLPFTAEQQKQLYYCAELDLVKQFELDFLMNSLLETYENDPLYAALLEYYNLQSKLAMNFYDVEKARKCVTESQSQIWIEVPITKTFSAACGDKVTVKESVTYKVAQVDGKNLETTSAALNNLYDLVCNTYTTNLIAAKITKVKIDQIIDDIISPDCLVMLAQKEKITLQKVFDASVIPYMAHLRRSISILFNFMRKLSPNKEFSTDLKIWLHKLVALHLLIATKEDHWFLLFNILRCPNGVGDWATKFFQIPCGASTATGSLDREKPLDLDSPEMNHCIATLQILLLPVKKRNEYLKDFEKSHKEISDPAREERWILVDSDGEDSHNANGECVGLKESDLIALLNQIPFEKMFVSALKIEKFLNDYIVSTDLILANDVLRVITFFSRLVEIFGEGMLTYNTERYKQLAKRLGRLIRHTLQYSTDYYELFMHNEIPKDVRTCERISVELNTLLFKACSYIYRARNLATWQYFSSLPFHSLDSEIAWQIFYYLNVGFSTELTTNQTDYRELINTPDFWKKFSVANADSSAEDLYYLLQAFFEMANERDRAKDWDLIKTICIHIFNIGFVNANTREICYKTARDMLVNLTLSYEDLITCLLLQLKIRFNEIENSKYLIKSLPLENWKPGMDSFEILSNWLLHFDYTSEENMLARIVLSHLNWGFDYDGRLFLPHNIHVRMACLITESLNKHAPEIIGLSGISESVRQVSNLIDFSQSTKEQFTTWCWTMVSLLRLHLMDQGTEAIKRALRNPMEALMFVPELQHIDIIYQGVTENRPLAVYVAILVSLHGHTIPLICQKGLELLKSLLNDYRHAAVIRCIELIVPLFLESPETLANCENFHAVLNSLLTADRTYLKMAKDIIYPNSIGPVLGLLDNMIHHQITSYTDYGLSTPMNLINAWLNLLTALPNWQNTSVIYLLDMILRIAYQFSDARYQAVDFFHNYFKGCDEWKGISKMSTLKTLFGSVQLRVPTVSPLHGWLALVLLEIEFKTQEAHFWPEFLRQLAIINGKGSLETALKKTSTLLKMSNPFPAQMLVIYKYANVIAGMDISHPVFPIICQKFFELYLSRVPLECDEYSFGGVYGVSDKFYDFNVPLMKKVSTNLKAADAFYTNEATKRAAEESLSIFYSDCSKIMKSYDLWLHETAINHHTKDDCNFPPQYNNSKLREILNGNTSHWTEFLYLPDIRKQQKYQSQQWARKCHRSKSIKHLRTPLPPKVHVEPTERIKQLLTSYDMRVLAPQYTKPVVSIPSQITKSTFIELKAMLKTLNSMANKFHYETSELNSLNRNYLDMVLNLYKMVPYEEVKFKNCNSLLFKRQCSSPARIITTLEQIRMDNDVSGKISKYIERHDKIINGMLKLNVEEFARCVEQLSGVMRILIASNSVQHTTVVTNTGIHFFYAVVENLTDVTIKFQPTNDLYSQLLYELNIFMHENQDNEGISILELALKHPNLIKQLAAAFVPFRTAPQKFLKMYKFLVESYLKRCDKKILFVLLSKFDLVTWLENSQPKLSDINELLQLVLQGLECWSQPDSSLLQDQFRRHLVRIFDYDFPQHYGEVLQMVLDRISEQKLMPIVLLDLLNSLLARFNCKTMSANTKSAEVVEISIDFARRQNLFNLKGATDTVLLFARHFQKERLHHGLHGLYPKHKDYCNPLAMWFSCIGHVVIVTAICTFQDLLADQISDVVFESIIELYSPWLVPYSEDALQKFSANWIRQLTVKDKALSPWSEQHAPKSKVMIKSLIDIFSFVLENLPISHVILTRMFGWYVHYFAIPNIDFHVYVNIHEGMGALPWERFKPQPAQIDLFRENLQKFLPCAHAMLGHIFIRINWNGWFEETFPTIPANTQSSVISRLFTVFVKMSFEPNIHININTSKILEDAVKYPWYMVNYAELEDLFKWFVTAVDYPIILQIPTETNYADRAVLDLLRLSCAMMPEQATSWQAIMQPIHYATAKRILYTRNYVRLLCLTAAKNHKLLGTKEGINAFNSAFTDLLNTMDKSIRATGGVKSIDEQKREALNLMVEIMVPMQTQSVEVSNNFVDTIIQWQAQCGAGNFLLCSTLNAIGHMKTFVTGVYPLLESTISHYFRSSAESKDWHTPTWKALWQMLQTSVVKMDMMPIMRGPFFFTLHIFFLYKIDQITNSGDKIIFLQDVCQLLEGLKTDPFTEPRLALVWGAVISRGCQLLCETATARKVLMMFASYMCLTSTQTEGWGDTLLGAIGLKNDFVTNKRKALARSLACVLYSLFPHTSSTGPYTSDEFEFSLHELTVLLANKKFADIKPQIVTAIGIIKDESTPALRDVPQLISRLIGVFYKNDFLATASELWEFESRFT encoded by the exons ATGGCTACGTTGGAAAAAACTAAAGtg agaacaaagaaatataaaataaaacataaaagtgCGAACACCGGGCCTCAAGCTGAGGTCGACATCGCATGGGTGGAAGTAACGGAAAGGGCAGCAAGCGAAAACACGTCAAATGTGGACTTTGATCAATTTGCAACTACAAGCACACACGATATTGTATGTCAAGAATGCTCCATTGCATCTGATTATGTCGAGCCAACTGAAGATACTATAATATCAGGCGAGAAGTCACCAGGACAGCTATCGCTGGCTGAAGAGCTTGCCCAGGTAAGCGCATCAGACCAAGGGATTGCCGCGGCAGTGCCTACTCCTGTAGAGGAGGTGCCGTTGGCGGAAGAGCTTGCCCAAGTGAACGCATCAGTCCATGGAATTTCTGCAGCAGTACCTTCACCTGTAGAAGAGGTGCCGCAAACTCCGACTGCACCACCAGCAGATGTAAACACAAAAGCAACAGCACCTGTTGTGCCAGAAAAAAATCTGCCGCTCCTCCAATATCCAAATCTTATGCCATTGCAACTGGTAGAAACTAAATCGAAAGTGGTTTATCAAACCAAAAGGACCACATCACCAAAATATTACTTCACCAACAGTCAATTGTTACCATTTACAGcggaacaacaaaaacaactctaTTATTGTGCTGAATTAGATTTAGTTAAACAGTTTGAATTGGATTTTCTCATGAACTCCCTACTGGAGACTTACGAAAATGATCCACTTTATGCAGCGCTTCTTGAGTACTACAACCTACAAAGTAAACTCGCAATGAATTTTTATGATGTAGAAAAAGCACGAAAATGTGTGACAGAGTCACAGTCACAGATTTGGATTGAGGTCCCCATCACAAAGACTTTTTCAGCGGCATGTGGCGATAAAGTTACAGTGAAAGAGTCTGTTACATACAA agTTGCTCAAGTAGATGGCAAAAATTTGGAGACCACTTCGGCAGCGTTGAATAATCTCTACGATTTGGTCTGCAACACATACACAACAAATTTAATAGCAGCAAAAATTACTAAAGTaaag ATTGATCAAATTATTGACGATATCATTTCACCCGATTGTCTGGTGATGCTTgcacaaaaggaaaaaattactttacaaaAGGTGTTCGATGCCTCGGTAATTCCCTATATGGCACACCTAAGACGCTCtatatcgattttgtttaatttcatgcGCAAACTGAGTCCAAATAAG GAATTTTCGACCGATTTAAAAATATGGCTTCACAAGCTGGTGGCTCTACATCTGCTCATTGCAACTAAAGAAGATCACTGGTTTTTACTTTTCAACATTCTACGCTGTCCAAATGGTGTGGGCGATTGGGCAACAAAGTTCTTTCAAATTCCTTGTGGCGCCAGCACAGCAACCGGCTCGCTAGACAGGGAGAAACCATTAGATCTCGATTCGCCAGAAATGAATCACTGTATTGCGACATTGCAAATATTACTTTTGCCCgtaaaaaaacgaaatgaataTCTAAAAGACTTCGAAAAG tcTCACAAGGAAATTTCGGATCCTGCGCGCGAAGAACGCTGGATACTCGTAGACTCAGATGGTGAGGATAGTCACAATGCAAATGGTGAGTGCGTGGGCCTAAAAGAGAGTGATTTAATCGCACTGCTAAATCAAATACCATTTGAGAAAATGTTTGT TTCcgcattgaaaattgaaaaattcctaAATGACTATATTGTTTCCACGGATCTCATACTGGCCAATGACGTCCTGCGcgttataacatttttttccagaCTAGTGGAGATTTTCGGTGAAGGTATGTTGACATATAATACGGAGCGTTACAAGCAGCTAGCAAAGCGTTTGGGACGTCTCATAAGGCATACACTTCAATacagcaccgattattatgagcTATTCAT GCACAACGAAATCCCAAAGGATGTAAGAACATGCGAACGCATTTCTGTGGAATTGAATACACTGCTCTTCAAAGCGTGCAGCTACATTTATCGAGCTCGCAATTTGGCCACTTGGCAATATTTTTCATCGCTACCTTTCCACTCGCTCGATTCAGAAATTGcttggcaaatattttattacctaAATGTCGGTTTTTCAACGGAGTTAACGACAAATCAAACAG ACTATAGAGAGCTTATAAACACGCCGGATTTCTGGAAGAAATTCAGTGTTGCTAATGCAGACTCATCCGCTGAAGATTTGTATTATCTGCTGCAAGCCTTTTTTGAAATGGCCAACGAACGGGATAGAGCCAAGGATTGGGATTTGATAAAAACCATATGTATCCACATCTTTAAT attgGTTTCGTAAACGCCAACACTCGCGAAATTTGTTATAAAACGGCGCGCGATATGCTCGTCAATCTAACTCTTTCCTATGAAGATCTAATTACATGCCTCTTATTGCAACTGAAAATACGTttcaatgaaattgaaaatagtAAATATCTGATCAAGTCACTGCCTTTGGAGAACTGGAAACCGGGCATGGATAGCTTTGAAATTCTGTCAAATTGGCTACTTCATTTCGACTATACATCGGAAGAAAATATGCTTGCGCGCATAGTCTTAAGCCACTTGAATTGGGGTTTCGATTACGACGGGCGCCTCTTTCTGCCGCATAACATACATGTGCGCATGGCGTGCCTGATCACTGAATCACTGAACAAACATGCACCCGAAATCATTGGCTTATCTGGTATATCCGAAAGTGTACGGCAAGTTTCCAATCTTATTGATTTTTCACAATCGACAAAAGAGCAGTTCACAACCTGGTGTTGGACGATGGTGTCGCTGCTACGCCTACATCTGATGGATCAAGGCACTGAGGCCATAAAGCGCGCGCTCCGCAATCCTATGGAGGCCCTAATGTTTGTGCCGGAATTGCAACATATCGATATAATTTATCAAGGTGTTACTGAGAATAGGCCACTTGCTGTATATGTTGCCATTCTCGTTAGCCTGCATGGGCATACGATACCTCTGATTTGTCAGAAAGGTTTAGAGCTGTTGAAGTCACTTTTGAACGATTATCGTCATGCAGCAGTAATACGTTGCATAGAATTAATAGTTCCGCTCTTTTTGGAATCGCCAGAAACTTTAGCAAACTGTGAAAA CTTTCATGCTGTATTGAATTCTCTACTGACTGCTGATCGCACTTATTTGAAAATGGCAAAAGACATAATTTACCCAAACTCAATTGGGCCTGTGCTAGGGCTGCTCGACAACATGATTCACCATCAAATAACGAGCTACACTGA TTACGGTCTGTCCACACCTATGAATTTGATAAACGCTTGGTTGAATTTGCTTACCGCTCTGCCCAATTGGCAAAACACCAGCGTGATCTACCTACTCGACATGATTTTGCGCATTGCTTACCAGTTCTCGGACGCACGCTATCAAGCAGTGGATTTCTTTCACAACTATTTCAAG GGCTGTGATGAATGGAAGGGCATCAGTAAGATGTCGACTCTAAAAACACTTTTCGGCTCCGTGCAATTACGCGTGCCAACAGTCTCACCGCTTCATGGCTGGCTAGCGCTGGTGCTGCTGGAGATTGAATTCAAAACACAGGAAGCGCATTTTTGGCCGGAATTTTTACGGCAATTAGCCATTATCAATGGTAAAGGTTCTTTAGAGACTGCGTTGAAG AAAACTTCAACATTGCTGAAAATGTCCAACCCGTTTCCGGCGCAAATGCTTGTGATATACAAATACGCGAATGTTATCGCAGGCATGGATATCAGTCACCCTGTATTTCCAATTATATGCCAGAAGTTTTTTGAACTCTATTTAAGCAGAGTGCCATTGGAGTGCGATGAATACAg TTTTGGAGGCGTTTACGGCGTTTCAGACAAATTTTATGACTTCAACGTACCTCTAATGAAGAAAGTTAGCACCAATCTGAAGGCAGCTGATGCTTTCTACACTAACGAAGCAACTAAGCGCGCAGCTGAAGAAAGTTTAAGCATATTCTACAGTGATTGCTCGAA GATAATGAAATCATATGACCTGTGGCTGCATGAAACGGCCATAAATCACCATACGAAAGATGATTGCAATTTTCCACCACAGTATAACAACTCAAAGCTGCGGGAAATATTAAACGGCAATACG TCACATTGGACAGAATTTCTCTATTTGCCCGATATacgaaaacaacaaaagtaTCAATCCCAGCAGTGGGCACGAAAATGTCATCGCTCCAAGTCGATCAAACACCTCCGCACACCATTGCCACCGAAGGTGCACGTTGAACCAACCGAGCGCATCAAACAACTCTTAACTTCGTACGATATGCGGGTATTGGCGCCTCAATATACGAAGCCCGTCGTTAGCATTCCAAGTCAAATAACAAAGTCTACGTTCATAGAACTCAAAGCGATGTTAAAAACACTTAACAGCATGGCAAA CAAATTTCATTACGAAACCAGTGAACTGAATTCGCTAAACCGAAACTACTTAGATATGGTTTTGAATTTGTACAAAATGGTGCCTTATGAGgaagtgaaatttaaaaactgcaATTCCCTGCTTTTCAAACGGCAATGCAGCAGTCCAGCGCGCATCATTACAACACTTGAACAAATACGCATGGATAACGATGTCTCAGGAAAGATAAGTAAGTACATAGAACGTCACGACAAGATTATAAATGGAATGCTTAAACTGAATGTGGAAGAATTCGCGCGTTGTGTAGAGCAGTTGAGCGGCGTTATGCG CATCTTGATTGCATCCAATTCGGTACAGCATACCACTGTTGTCACCAACACaggcatacattttttctatgccgttgtggaaaatctTACTGACGTTACAATCAAATTCCAACCAACCAACGACTTATATAGTCAGCTCTTGTATGAGCTTAAC ATTTTCATGCATGAAAACCAAGACAACGAGGGTATCAGTATACTGGAGCTTGCACTGAAACACCCCAATTTAATAAAGCAGCTGGCAGCTGCATTTGTTCCCTTCCGAACGGCACcgcaaaaattcctgaaaatgtACAAATTCCTGGTTGAATCGTATTTAAAACGCtgtgataaaaaaatacttttcgtgTTGTTGTCGAAA TTTGACTTGGTAACATGGCTTGAAAACTCACAACCAAAACTTAGCGACATTAACGAGCTGTTGCAGCTGGTATTGCAAGGTTTGGAATGTTGGTCTCAGCCCGACTCCAGCCTTCTTCAGGATCAGTTTCGACGCCATTTGGTACGCATCTTCGATTATGATTTCCCACAACACTACGGCGAAGTATTGCAAATGGTTTTGGATAGAATTTCAGAGCAGAAATTAATGCCAATTGTGCTGCTGGACTTGCTAAATTCGCTGCTCGCACGCTTCAACTGTAAAACCATGTCAGCTAATACCAAAAGCGCTGAGGTAGTGGAAATTTCAATTGATTTTGCACGCCGGCAAAACCTTTTCAACCTAAAAGGTGCGACAGATACTGTGCTGCTCTTCGCGCGTCACTTCCAGAAAGAGAGATTGCACCATGGCCTGCACGGACTATATCCGAAGCATAAGGATTACTGTAATCCACTTGCCATGTGGTTTTCATGTATTGGGCATGTCGTCATTGTTACAGCGATTTGCACTTTTCAAGATTTGCTGGCGGATCAAA TAAGCGATGTTGTTTTCGAATCAATTATTGAACTTTATTCGCCCTGGCTAGTGCCATATTCTGAAGATGCTTTACAAAAATTCTCAGCAAACTGGATACGCCAACTGACGGTAAAAGATAAAGCATTGTCGCCTTGGAGTGAACAGCATGCGCCCAAAAGCAAAGTTATGATCAAATCCTTAATAGACATTTTCAGTTTCGTGCTGGAGAATCTGCCAA TTTCGCATGTGATCCTTACGCGCATGTTCGGTTGGTACGTGCATTACTTCGCTATTCCGAACATCGATTTTCATGTTTATGTGAATATTCACGAGGGTATGGGTGCATTACCCTGGGAGCGATTTAAGCCGCAACCTGCACAAATAGATTTGTTTCGTGAGAATTTACAAAAA TTCTTACCCTGCGCTCATGCTATGTTGGGACACATCTTCATACGCATCAATTGGAATGGCTGGTTTGAGGAGACTTTTCCAACAATACCGGCCAACACGCAATCGTCAGTTATTTCGCGACTCTTTAcggtttttgtgaaaatgtctttcGAACCGAATATACACATAAACATAAATACTAGCAAAATATTGGAGGACGCCGTCAAGTATCCGTGGTATATGGTGAATTATgctgagttggaagatctcttCAAGTGGTTTGTAACCGCAGTTGATTATCCAATCATACTACAAATACCAACAGAAACGAACTACGCCGATAGAGCCGTCTTGGA CTTACTCCGTCTCAGCTGTGCCATGATGCCCGAGCAAGCCACGTCTTGGCAAGCCATTATGCAGCCCATACATTACGCAACAGCGAAGCGCATACTCTACACACGCAATTACGTGCGTTTGTTGTGTCTCACCGCGGCGAAGAACCACAAGCTATTGGGCACAAAGGAGGGTATAAATGCCTTTAATAGCGCCTTCACAGACCTGCTCAACACAATGGACAAGTCTATACGCGCCACTGGCGGCGTAAAGTCCATTGACGAACAGAAACGCGAAGCCTTGAATCTGATGGTGGAAATAATGGTGCCTATGCAAACGCAGAGCGTGGAGGTTTCCAA caattttgtgGACACAATCATTCAATGGCAGGCGCAGTGTGGCGCTGGCAATTTCCTGCTCTGCAGCACTCTTAACGCTATTGGGCACATGAAGACGTTTGTTACTGGCGTATATCCACTTTTAGAGTCAACCATCTCGCATTATTTCCGCTCATCAGCAGAATCAAAAGATTGGCACACACCAACCTGGAAAGCACTGTGGCAGATGCTACAAACATCTGTTGTGAAAATGGATATGATGCCCATCATGCGCGGCCCATTCTTCTTCACGctgcatatttttttcctttataaaATTGACCAGATTACTAACTCTGGtgataaaatcatttttttgcaagACGTATGCCAACTGCTGGAAGGCTTGAAGACTGA TCCATTTACGGAGCCACGCTTAGCGTTAGTCTGGGGTGCGGTTATTTCGCGCGGCTGTCAGCTTCTCTGTGAAACAGCCACCGCCAGAAAGGTGTTAATGATGTTTGCCTCCTACATGTGTCTGACGTCAACGCAAACTGAGGGTTGGGGTGATACGTTGCTTGGCGCAATTGGTTTGAAGAATGATTTTGTGACGAATAA GCGCAAAGCACTTGCACGTTCTTTGGCGTGTGTCTTGTATTCCTTATTTCCGCATACGAG TTCCACTGGTCCATATACAAGTGACGAATTTGAGTTCTCTTTACACGAGTTAACTGTGTTGTTGGCTAATAAAAAATTCGCTGATATCAAACCACAAATAGTTACGGCTATCGGCATTATCAAGGACGAAAGCACTCCCGCTTTACGTGACGTGCCGCAATTAATTTCCCGGCTCATTGGcgtgttttataaaaatgattttcttgcgACTGCTTCTGAATTATGGGAATTTGAGTCTAGGTTTACTTGA